From one Ignisphaera cupida genomic stretch:
- a CDS encoding zinc-dependent alcohol dehydrogenase family protein, giving the protein MKAMVLYKPMSVDENPLVYTDVDVPKPEGKEVLIKISKCGVCRTDLHIVEGELPPRKLPVIPGHQIIGYVVDVGENVEGVSKGDRVGLPWLYKSCGVCKYCRRGLENLCENALFTGYSVDGGYAEYVVASADFVHKIPSGIADEFAAPLMCAGAIGYRSLKLTGLVERGEGVLGLFGYGAAAHLVLQIAKKLGLTVYVFTSSAWKIGKALENGADWAGKTDDSPPKPLDAAIVYAPVSSVFIEALKKVDRGGRVVLAEIYMSDVEKLPYSLLWHEREVKSVANVTRRDVAEVLQIASKHRIRPEVRLYPLKNANEALKELKHRNPLGQIVLDVP; this is encoded by the coding sequence ATGAAGGCAATGGTGCTTTACAAGCCAATGTCCGTGGATGAAAATCCTCTTGTTTATACTGATGTTGATGTTCCTAAACCAGAGGGTAAAGAGGTTTTGATAAAAATTTCGAAGTGTGGTGTTTGCAGAACTGATTTGCATATTGTTGAGGGGGAGTTACCTCCTAGAAAACTACCTGTGATTCCTGGACATCAAATTATTGGGTATGTTGTTGATGTTGGTGAAAATGTTGAAGGTGTTTCGAAGGGTGATAGAGTTGGTTTGCCATGGCTTTACAAATCATGTGGTGTTTGCAAGTATTGTAGAAGAGGCTTAGAGAATCTTTGTGAAAATGCTTTGTTTACTGGGTATAGTGTTGATGGTGGTTATGCAGAATATGTTGTTGCATCTGCTGATTTTGTTCACAAAATACCTAGTGGCATAGCTGATGAGTTTGCAGCACCGCTTATGTGTGCTGGTGCAATAGGCTATAGATCGCTTAAGCTAACAGGTCTTGTTGAGCGTGGCGAAGGTGTTTTGGGGCTTTTTGGCTATGGAGCAGCAGCTCATCTTGTTTTGCAAATAGCTAAAAAACTGGGTTTAACTGTTTATGTTTTTACGAGCTCTGCATGGAAAATAGGAAAAGCTTTGGAGAATGGTGCTGACTGGGCTGGGAAAACAGATGATTCACCTCCTAAACCACTTGATGCTGCAATTGTCTATGCCCCTGTTTCATCAGTATTTATAGAGGCTTTGAAGAAGGTTGATAGGGGTGGTAGGGTTGTTCTCGCAGAAATATATATGAGTGATGTCGAGAAGCTTCCATATAGTTTGCTTTGGCATGAGAGAGAGGTGAAGAGTGTTGCAAATGTTACTAGAAGAGATGTTGCTGAAGTGCTTCAAATAGCCTCAAAACATAGGATAAGACCAGAGGTTAGGCTTTACCCACTTAAAAATGCTAATGAGGCTTTGAAAGAGCTTAAGCATAGAAATCCTCTTGGGCAAATAGTATTGGATGTGCCATAG
- a CDS encoding DHH family phosphoesterase: protein MSYLITHTDIDGVAAAALYTYLTRSSYNIIFAEPHDLHKVLYKVYRKRPKLVAIFDLGLNANHVDFVAGVVELLSSKNSNVIWFDHHVWNDEWINRIVESGAKLFVDRSTCATGVVAKYVSGEESVDKEFIDELVAGVCGADLWRFDHSLSPFFMRLVRRGDSNDWRLYVYNVISKGVLWCDDFEKKVVERIEEEIKELSKDMRIRVFETNGVRVGIALKNQRVENSILASRVMSISNADIVAIVDRSGKISLRSRGFDVRSIAVALGGGGHRAAAGAKIDIPLHVKLLSIFNENAILEYVENIIKSHI from the coding sequence TTGAGCTATTTAATAACGCATACCGATATTGATGGCGTTGCAGCAGCTGCACTATACACCTACCTAACTAGAAGCAGCTATAATATTATATTTGCTGAACCACATGATTTACACAAGGTTTTGTATAAAGTCTATAGGAAGAGACCAAAGCTTGTTGCTATTTTTGATCTTGGTCTAAACGCTAATCACGTTGACTTTGTGGCTGGTGTTGTAGAGCTTTTGAGTAGCAAAAATAGCAATGTTATTTGGTTTGATCATCATGTGTGGAATGATGAGTGGATCAATAGAATTGTTGAAAGTGGTGCAAAGCTGTTTGTTGATAGATCAACATGTGCTACAGGTGTTGTTGCGAAGTATGTTAGTGGTGAGGAAAGTGTAGATAAAGAGTTTATTGATGAGCTTGTTGCTGGTGTTTGTGGTGCTGATTTATGGAGATTTGACCACAGTCTTTCACCATTTTTTATGAGGCTTGTGAGAAGAGGTGATTCTAATGATTGGAGACTCTATGTTTATAATGTTATTTCCAAAGGTGTTTTGTGGTGTGATGATTTTGAGAAGAAAGTTGTTGAGCGTATTGAGGAGGAAATTAAAGAGTTAAGCAAGGATATGAGGATAAGAGTTTTTGAAACTAATGGCGTTAGAGTAGGTATTGCTTTGAAGAATCAAAGAGTTGAGAACAGCATCTTAGCTTCAAGAGTAATGAGCATTTCAAATGCTGATATTGTTGCAATAGTTGATAGAAGTGGCAAAATAAGTTTGAGAAGTAGAGGTTTTGATGTTAGAAGTATTGCTGTTGCACTTGGTGGTGGTGGTCATAGAGCTGCTGCAGGTGCTAAAATAGATATTCCTTTGCATGTAAAGCTGTTGAGTATTTTTAATGAGAATGCTATTTTAGAGTATGTAGAGAACATTATTAAAAGCCACATTTAA
- a CDS encoding formate--phosphoribosylaminoimidazolecarboxamide ligase family protein produces the protein MGIKFNSSELLKGYDINKLSIATIASHSALDVFDGAKDEGFETIAICQRGREKPYLRFRRVVDTPVILERFADVVKPENIDFLRKHNAVFIPNRSFSVYVGYDNIEKFFNVPIFGNRYLLRYEERVGEKTYYRILDEAGIRRPKTFSSPDEIDRPVMVKMPHARKRVERGFFVAVDRDDFWRKFRKLVGDGVVREDDLPKASIEELVIGAHFNVNYFASVFRRDVEIISIDRRIQTNLDGFLRIPANIQLDLAEYVDVEMIEIGHEMATIRESMLEKLFDVGDRFVEATRKIEPPGVIGPFTLQLFVTSDMDVVVFDVAFRIGGGTNVHMGIGGQYSKLYFGKPISMGRRIAMEIRNCVENKCLEDIVT, from the coding sequence ATGGGTATAAAATTCAATTCATCTGAGCTTCTAAAAGGATATGACATAAACAAGTTGAGCATAGCAACAATAGCTAGCCACTCTGCTCTCGATGTTTTTGATGGTGCTAAGGATGAGGGTTTTGAAACAATAGCTATTTGCCAAAGGGGTAGGGAGAAACCCTATCTAAGATTTCGAAGAGTTGTTGACACACCAGTTATTTTGGAGAGGTTTGCAGATGTTGTTAAGCCTGAGAACATAGATTTTCTTAGAAAACACAACGCAGTGTTTATTCCCAATAGAAGCTTTTCTGTTTATGTTGGTTACGATAATATTGAGAAGTTTTTCAATGTTCCAATATTTGGAAACAGATATCTTCTTAGATATGAGGAGAGGGTGGGAGAGAAAACATATTATAGAATACTTGATGAAGCTGGTATTAGAAGACCAAAAACATTTTCAAGTCCTGATGAAATTGATAGACCAGTTATGGTTAAAATGCCTCATGCTAGAAAAAGAGTTGAGAGAGGGTTTTTCGTAGCTGTTGATAGAGATGATTTTTGGAGAAAATTTAGAAAACTTGTTGGAGATGGTGTTGTAAGAGAAGATGATTTGCCAAAGGCGTCAATAGAAGAGCTTGTTATTGGTGCGCACTTCAATGTTAACTACTTTGCAAGTGTTTTTAGAAGAGATGTTGAGATAATATCTATTGATAGAAGGATTCAGACAAATCTCGATGGCTTTTTGAGAATACCTGCAAATATTCAACTGGATCTTGCTGAATATGTAGATGTTGAGATGATTGAAATTGGTCATGAAATGGCAACGATAAGAGAAAGTATGCTTGAAAAGCTGTTTGATGTTGGGGATAGGTTTGTTGAAGCTACTAGGAAGATAGAGCCTCCCGGTGTTATAGGCCCATTTACTCTTCAACTCTTTGTCACATCTGATATGGATGTTGTTGTATTTGATGTTGCTTTTAGGATTGGTGGTGGAACAAATGTTCACATGGGTATTGGGGGGCAGTATAGCAAGCTCTATTTCGGAAAGCCGATCAGCATGGGGAGGAGAATAGCTATGGAGATTAGAAATTGTGTAGAGAACAAGTGTTTAGAGGATATTGTTACGTAG
- the purB gene encoding adenylosuccinate lyase — MVITCVFDWRYGSNEMRNLFGLESIVKRYIDVEVAIMKGLEEAGLAPKGCAEKIRVCAETIKPEEIYERETVLGHDIASLAYILGEKCGECGRFVHLGATSYDIVDTAWALIIRDALAIIKTRLWRVVEKLVEFSKKYEDAVMAGRTHGQHAVPITLGFKFANYVYEFSRSLERICECEKRVVRSKISGAVGTMAAWMGKGLIVESTASKELGLEPHTISTQVAPRDGFAELVSNLAILASQLDRFALEVRELSRTEIGEVYEAVKRVGSSTMPQKRNPVTAERISGLAKIARSLTIAALENIPLMHERDLTNSSSERVLIPHIFMVLDQMLVDMEKLLNTIHIDEEAMRKNLLLTKGAIMAEALMVKLVEKGMARHEAHKLLSELASRVGEEDFYTILVKDGRVLSYLTTEEIRELMKYENYLGNYRELIYRSISYAQKAKLLCKNI, encoded by the coding sequence ATGGTCATTACATGTGTTTTTGACTGGAGATATGGATCCAACGAAATGAGAAATCTTTTTGGGTTAGAATCTATTGTGAAAAGATACATAGATGTTGAAGTTGCTATTATGAAGGGTTTGGAGGAAGCTGGTCTAGCACCAAAAGGCTGTGCAGAAAAGATTAGGGTTTGTGCCGAGACTATAAAACCTGAGGAGATATATGAGAGGGAAACTGTTCTTGGTCACGACATAGCATCTCTGGCTTACATTCTTGGTGAGAAATGTGGTGAGTGTGGAAGGTTTGTGCACCTTGGTGCAACAAGTTATGATATTGTTGATACTGCATGGGCTTTGATAATAAGAGATGCACTGGCAATTATAAAAACAAGGCTTTGGAGAGTTGTTGAAAAGCTCGTAGAGTTTAGCAAAAAATATGAGGATGCTGTAATGGCTGGGAGAACACATGGGCAGCACGCAGTTCCTATAACACTTGGATTTAAATTTGCTAACTATGTCTATGAATTTTCAAGAAGCCTTGAGAGGATTTGTGAATGTGAGAAGAGGGTTGTTAGAAGCAAGATTTCTGGTGCTGTTGGCACCATGGCTGCGTGGATGGGGAAAGGGCTTATTGTTGAATCCACAGCTTCTAAAGAGCTTGGCCTAGAACCACACACAATATCAACACAAGTTGCTCCAAGAGATGGTTTTGCAGAACTTGTTTCAAATCTTGCTATTCTTGCAAGCCAGCTTGATAGATTTGCTCTTGAAGTTAGAGAGCTTTCCAGAACAGAAATTGGAGAAGTTTATGAGGCTGTTAAAAGAGTTGGTAGTAGCACAATGCCTCAGAAGAGAAATCCTGTAACAGCTGAGAGGATATCTGGATTAGCAAAAATTGCTAGGTCATTAACAATAGCAGCGCTAGAGAATATTCCTCTTATGCATGAAAGAGACTTAACTAATAGTAGTAGTGAAAGAGTTTTGATACCACACATATTCATGGTTTTAGACCAGATGCTAGTTGATATGGAGAAGCTTCTAAACACTATACACATAGATGAAGAAGCTATGAGGAAAAATCTTTTGTTAACAAAAGGCGCTATAATGGCAGAAGCCTTAATGGTTAAACTTGTTGAAAAGGGTATGGCTAGGCATGAGGCACACAAACTCTTATCTGAGTTAGCATCTAGAGTTGGTGAGGAGGATTTCTACACCATTTTGGTGAAGGATGGTAGAGTACTAAGTTATTTAACAACTGAGGAGATTAGAGAGTTAATGAAGTATGAAAATTACTTGGGAAACTACAGGGAGTTGATCTATCGATCAATTAGTTATGCACAAAAAGCCAAATTGCTTTGCAAAAACATTTGA
- a CDS encoding metal ABC transporter ATP-binding protein codes for MLQVVNLSIGFDKPLIEDINIVVNKPMLIQVMGPNGAGKTTFLKTLAGLLKPIKGSVYINGVDVTGDAEKAGRFVTLSPQMVLFKQSEVFPISVWEFVEFGTELCHKKKGVVVSKDELRNIVKSALSSVGIGGELWGKSLWKLSGGQRQRVFIARAIACDMPIVLLDEPLSSIDPEGRVEIANVIGSLSKTKIVFATCHDPEMLLKYTSFVMLLGKGKYVMEKPENVLRGDVLRKFYGDAVIEFVDHIHVCDYHI; via the coding sequence ATGCTACAGGTAGTGAATCTGTCAATAGGTTTTGACAAGCCCTTAATTGAAGATATTAACATTGTTGTTAACAAGCCTATGCTGATACAGGTTATGGGGCCCAATGGAGCTGGAAAAACAACTTTTTTGAAAACCTTGGCAGGTCTTTTAAAGCCTATTAAAGGCAGTGTTTACATCAATGGTGTTGATGTTACTGGAGATGCTGAAAAAGCTGGTAGGTTTGTGACTTTATCACCTCAAATGGTCTTGTTTAAACAAAGTGAGGTGTTTCCAATAAGTGTATGGGAATTTGTTGAATTTGGTACTGAGCTTTGCCATAAGAAAAAAGGTGTTGTTGTAAGCAAAGATGAGCTGAGAAACATTGTTAAAAGTGCTTTGAGTTCTGTTGGCATAGGTGGTGAGCTGTGGGGGAAGAGCCTGTGGAAATTGTCCGGAGGGCAGAGACAGAGAGTATTCATAGCGAGAGCAATAGCATGTGATATGCCAATTGTTTTATTGGATGAGCCACTATCATCTATAGACCCAGAGGGAAGGGTGGAAATAGCAAATGTTATTGGCTCTCTAAGTAAAACAAAAATAGTTTTTGCAACATGTCATGATCCAGAAATGTTGCTGAAGTACACAAGTTTTGTTATGCTTCTTGGAAAAGGCAAATACGTTATGGAAAAACCAGAAAATGTTTTAAGAGGTGATGTTCTCAGGAAATTCTACGGGGATGCAGTAATAGAGTTTGTAGATCACATACATGTGTGTGACTACCACATTTAG
- a CDS encoding metal ABC transporter solute-binding protein, Zn/Mn family → MKNQSLVSVTLLIIVTAIAIAPHTVAENSNGLTIVVTFPFLYNDIKMLVCQGDTVISLVKPGIDPHEYQLTPSDVDVLRKADLIVSTAHTAFEMQIENLVKSGEVKAKLVEIPRIPNITFLIHPQTGKVNYHGLLLYPKNYVSFIIYLESVLKNMRRSCADVYRRNMDSVLTELRKLDNSTRKLTGFLAIIDVPKIQYVVKWLELNISYILLKDEETPITPQDYQNIEIILKTNRDVVVIGTQGSSACDKLRELANAYGKPFLAFPNPLIYNGSLDYLKSVSQIVNSYNITFSHTKSEGDKNFVVITTTALAVAILVIILVFIARRSR, encoded by the coding sequence ATGAAAAATCAAAGTCTGGTTTCAGTAACTTTGCTAATTATTGTTACAGCAATAGCTATTGCTCCTCATACCGTAGCTGAGAATAGCAATGGACTTACTATAGTGGTTACATTTCCATTTCTCTACAACGATATTAAAATGCTTGTTTGCCAAGGAGATACTGTGATATCTCTTGTAAAACCCGGTATAGATCCTCACGAATATCAGCTTACACCATCAGATGTTGATGTGCTTAGAAAAGCTGATTTGATTGTATCAACAGCTCATACAGCATTTGAAATGCAGATTGAGAATCTTGTTAAAAGTGGTGAGGTGAAGGCAAAACTTGTTGAAATACCTAGGATACCAAACATAACATTTTTGATTCATCCACAAACAGGTAAGGTAAATTACCATGGTTTGTTGCTCTATCCTAAAAACTATGTATCGTTTATCATCTATTTAGAGAGTGTTTTAAAGAATATGAGAAGGAGTTGTGCTGATGTTTATAGAAGGAACATGGACTCTGTATTAACGGAGCTTAGAAAATTAGATAACTCAACAAGGAAATTAACTGGGTTTTTAGCTATAATAGATGTTCCAAAGATTCAATATGTTGTTAAGTGGCTAGAGCTAAACATTTCATACATTTTGCTAAAAGATGAGGAAACGCCCATAACACCTCAGGACTACCAAAATATTGAAATTATTTTGAAAACAAATAGAGATGTTGTGGTGATTGGTACTCAAGGTTCTTCAGCATGTGATAAGCTACGTGAATTGGCTAATGCCTATGGAAAACCATTTTTAGCTTTTCCCAATCCGCTGATATATAATGGCTCTTTAGACTATTTGAAGAGTGTTTCGCAAATTGTGAACAGCTATAACATAACTTTTTCACATACCAAAAGTGAAGGTGACAAAAACTTTGTTGTGATAACCACAACTGCTTTAGCAGTGGCTATTCTAGTGATAATTCTTGTGTTTATTGCTAGAAGAAGTAGGTGA
- a CDS encoding metal ABC transporter permease, translating to MKTMGVILTVLAIALAIYTAIYMPLTWFLVFTFSSLLYGFVSPVIASRKLFFLATEAPHASLFSVVMGILIYKLTNVLNEFLWALIISIILINFVGYFIRAGTDPDVATSIVISLTASGSVVATYYVLTMYSVQYNLWSYILGDPLLVTSREAYQLVVITIVVVIATIYLYMISIYMGIDIDYAKLSTKNIWLYDTAFYIILGVSSVALLKIVGFVLEHILLTLPAIIAANIASSAREAMHISVLSSVTSSLLGLLLSIRVNIAPAGAIGFIILLIYIIAKIVSVRRSA from the coding sequence ATGAAAACAATGGGGGTTATTTTAACGGTTTTAGCAATTGCTTTAGCAATTTACACAGCTATTTACATGCCCTTGACATGGTTTCTCGTATTCACATTCTCATCTCTTCTCTACGGCTTTGTAAGTCCTGTTATAGCATCTAGAAAACTGTTTTTCCTTGCTACAGAAGCTCCACATGCATCGCTATTCTCTGTTGTTATGGGGATATTGATCTATAAGTTGACTAATGTTTTGAATGAGTTTCTATGGGCTTTGATAATATCCATTATCCTAATAAACTTTGTTGGTTATTTTATTAGAGCTGGTACTGATCCCGATGTTGCAACATCAATTGTGATTTCTTTAACAGCTTCTGGAAGTGTTGTTGCAACATACTATGTTCTCACAATGTATAGTGTTCAATATAATCTATGGTCTTACATTCTTGGCGATCCACTGCTCGTAACATCTAGAGAGGCTTATCAACTAGTGGTTATAACCATAGTTGTTGTCATTGCAACAATTTATCTCTACATGATTAGCATATATATGGGTATAGACATTGATTATGCAAAGCTCTCAACAAAGAATATCTGGCTGTATGACACAGCATTTTACATTATACTTGGGGTGTCGTCAGTTGCACTTCTAAAAATTGTTGGATTTGTGCTTGAGCACATATTGCTAACGCTTCCAGCAATAATTGCTGCAAACATTGCTTCGAGTGCTAGGGAAGCAATGCATATTAGTGTTTTATCATCTGTTACATCATCACTTCTTGGTTTGCTTCTATCAATAAGAGTTAACATTGCTCCAGCTGGTGCCATAGGATTTATAATCCTACTCATCTATATAATAGCAAAGATTGTTTCGGTGCGGAGAAGTGCCTAA
- a CDS encoding CopG family ribbon-helix-helix protein, which translates to MPKKRFGVSVEASLYLKLDEIAKKLNVNRSDVVEEAVKNYVRDLGHFVEKHYCCGMIIVEDPDNTEIEKILTANKRIVLNYSHYHINNKCVYTIIVQGDSMDLAMLYSSISRVKSANRRYIPLHTK; encoded by the coding sequence GTGCCTAAAAAGAGGTTTGGTGTATCTGTAGAAGCGTCGCTTTATTTGAAACTAGATGAAATAGCGAAAAAACTTAATGTTAACAGATCAGATGTTGTTGAAGAAGCTGTTAAAAACTATGTGAGAGACTTGGGGCATTTTGTAGAGAAACACTATTGCTGTGGCATGATAATAGTTGAGGATCCTGACAACACTGAGATAGAGAAGATACTAACAGCAAATAAGAGGATTGTACTAAACTATAGCCATTATCACATAAACAATAAATGTGTTTACACAATAATTGTGCAGGGAGATTCAATGGATTTAGCAATGCTTTATAGCAGCATCTCTAGAGTGAAAAGTGCTAACAGAAGATACATCCCACTACACACCAAGTAG